In Solanum lycopersicum chromosome 5, SLM_r2.1, the following are encoded in one genomic region:
- the LOC138348966 gene encoding uncharacterized protein yields MKLQRKKNRTKKPLKDQSVELGEVDIDKEFENIFNNKEAKYNGKYGGDEVFIDSSDEPSEASDEDLDVLAQPGVDLPSRRKSNKLRYDFSSSISFFELGMIFESATQFRKALADYAVQHKIQLRLKPNKPHRVRVKCEGKCKWEIFASLDKDSENFFVKKYYPAHRCISKNRNRLCTTKYVEMKMRDRIISQPDMRVHKLQETLRKEWGLKVGRSICYRAKMNVIAKFLGDWKLEFSRLLDYADIIKSTNPGSSCCVRIDNETVPGLHLFKYFYVCFAALKNGWLEGCRKIIGLNGCFLKGACRGELLVAVGKNENN; encoded by the coding sequence atgaagctgcaaagaaaaaaaaatagaactaaAAAACCCTTAAAGGATCAAAGTGTTGAGCTTGGAGAAGTTGACATAgataaggaatttgaaaatatCTTCAACAATAAGGAAGCCAAATATAATGGAAAATATGGAGGTGATGAAGTGTTTATTGATTCATCAGATGAACCAAGTGAAGCTAGTGATGAGGATCTAGATGTTTTAGCACAACCGGGTGTTGATTTACCTTCAAGAAGAAAAAGCAATAAACTGAGgtatgatttttcttcttccatTTCTTTCTTTGAGTTGGGTATGATATTTGAGAGTGCAACTCAATTTAGAAAGGCTCTTGCTGATTATGCTGTTCAACATAAGATTCAGTTAAGGCTTAAACCTAATAAACCTCATAGAGTTAGGGTAAAATGTGAAGGGAAGTGTAAATGGGAAATCTTTGCAAGCTTGGATAAAGATTCtgaaaatttttttgtaaagaaatACTATCCTGCTCATAGATGTATTTCAAAGAATAGGAACAGGTTGTGCACAACCAAATatgttgaaatgaaaatgagggATAGAATAATATCTCAGCCAGACATGAGAGTTCATAAGCTTCAAGAGACACTAAGAAAAGAATGGGGATTAAAAGTGGGAAGATCAATATGTTACAGGGCAAAAATGAATGTTATTGCCAAGTTCTTGGGTGATTGGAAACTTGAGTTTTCAAGGTTGTTAGACTATGCTGATATAATTAAGAGTACGAATCCTGGGAGTTCTTGTTGTGTAAGAATTGATAATGAAACAGTCCCTGGCTTACActtgttcaaatatttttatgtctGTTTTGCTGCATTGAAAAATGGATGGCTAGAAGGTTGTAGGAAGATTATAGGATTGAATGGATGCTTTTTGAAGGGTGCTTGTAGAGGAGAATTATTAGTGGCTGttggaaaaaatgaaaacaattaa